DNA sequence from the Tachysurus fulvidraco isolate hzauxx_2018 chromosome 1, HZAU_PFXX_2.0, whole genome shotgun sequence genome:
TGCTTGGATGACTGGCAGCAGCCTGAGAAAACATTCCTCTGACCTTTCATAATTATTAAGATTAATCTCCTCCAGCTTTTCTTCTGATTTCAACAACAGAAAGACCAAAGCTGACCACTGCGCTGGAGAGAACCTGACTCCAGTCAGACGTTGGAAACCTTTTCGGTTCAAGTACATCTGGACTTCCTGGACTAGAGACTggtcattcagttcattcagacaatggaacagattgatggattcctctggagatggattctccctgattTTCTCTTTGATGTACGTGACGATTTCTTCTCGGCTGCGAGAGCTTTCGGATGGTGTTATAAAACCACGGAGCAGAGCCTGATTGGAATCCAGTGAGATCCCAAGAAGAAAGCGAAGGAAAAGGTCCAGATGTCCGTTCTTACTGTGTAAGGTCTTGTCTACAGCTTTTATGAGTAGGTCAGTCATGGCAGAGTTCCTGGAAACATCCGAGCGTTCAGTGTTGCTAAAAGagataaagacatttaaagcaGCAAGAAACTCCTGGACGCTGAGATGCACAAAGCAGTAAACCTTCCCCAGATAGAGTCCAGATTCCTGCCTGAAGATTTCGGTGCACATTCCCGAGTACACGGACACTTCCCTGATGTCTATGCCACAATCCATGAGGTCGTCcgcatagaagatcaggttgcCTTGTTTCAGTTGCTCCAAAGCAAGTTTTCCTAAAGCGACAATTCTGTCTCGAGTTTGGTGGAAATCCATTTCAGAGTTCTCATTGTACCTTTGATTCCACTGTTTAGTCTGATAGATCAGGAAGTATATGAACATTTGCGTCAGAGACTTTGGGATGTCTTCGCTCCCCGCCTCAGTCAACATCCGCTCTAGAACAGTTGCTgtaatccagcagaagactgggatgtggcacatgatgtacAGGCTCCTTGTGGACCTCAGGTATGTAATGATCCTGTTGGCCAGGCCTTGGCTAcggatcctcttcctgaagtactcctctttctgacCATCGCTGAACCCTCGTACTTCCGTAACCCGGTCGACACAGTCAGGAGGGATTTGATGGGCTGCTGCAGGTCGAGAcgttatccagaggagagcagacgGGATTAGATTCCCCTTGATCAGATTTGTCAACAACACATCCAGTAAGGCAGGTTTTGATCCATCGCGCAAGATCTCGTTGTTCTGGAAATCCAAAGGAAGACGAgtctcatccagaccatcaaagataaACAGAACTTTGTACGCTGCATAATCATGTAAATCTGATGTTTCCGGAAAAAAGTGATAAAGAAGATCCATCAAACTGAGCTTTTTCTCCTTCATAAAATTCAGCTCCCTAAACGGAAGTGGAAATATGAAGTGGATGTCATTGTTCTCAtttccttcagcccagtccacaATGAACTTCTGCACTGAGATGGTCTTTCcgattccagcaactcctttggTCAACACGGTCCTGACGGACGCTTTTGGTCCGGGTAAAGGTTTAAAGACGTCACTGCATTTGATTGGGATGTCTTTACTTCCTGGTCTTACAGCTTCGTCCTCGATCTGTCTCACTTCATGTTCGCTGTTGATCTTTCCCCTATCACcttctgtgatgtagagctctgtgAAGATCTCGGTGAGAAGTTTGGAGTTTCCATGTTTTAAAAGTCTTTCGTTGATGCTCTGGAATTTTCTCCTCAGAGTACATTTTAAGTTCTTCTGGCACACGGGGATCATTTCTAATGAGCACAAAGGACAGTAACTAGAAATCTACTGTTGActtaaagtgtttattgtttttttgcttgtggAAAATTTGATGTTGACTCTCTTACTGTTCTGTAGTGTGGCGGCATGGTCATAAAGTTTCATGTTCCTGAGAACATGCAGGGTGATTTTCAGTACCGCCTCCTGGACACTGTTCTGCGCTGTTTCATCTTTCACCTCCCTCTCAGAGAATGCTGAGTGAGACAGACTCAACAACCTCCTGAATCTCGTCAACTCTTCCTTCATCAGATCGATGACCTTGAGCTTGACCTCCTGAAAGAAGTCATTTcgattattttaattttgtatgcgagtgggaaagaggtaaagaagcgagtgcaggcaggttggagtgggtggagaaaggtgtcaggagttctgtgtgataggaaaatatcagcgagaatcaaggggaaggtgtacaggacagtggtgagaccggccatgctgtatggtttagagacggtgtcactgaagaagagacaggagtcagagctagaggtagccgagctgaagatgttgaggttctctttgggagtgacaaggttggacaggattaggaacgagtgcatcagagggacagctcatgttggacgtttgggggacaaagttagggaggccagattaagatggtttggacatgttcagaggagggagagtgtgtatatcggtaggagaatgatggccaggcaggaggcaaagaggaaggccaaagaggaggtatatggatgtaattaatgaggatatgaagctagtgggtgcaagtgttcaggatgcagaagatagggataggtggagagagatgattcgctgtggagatccctgaagggaaaagctgaaagaagaagaagtatcaGAAGATGcgtctaaaataaaaaaggcgATCGTGttgtatatttacagtaacTCCCGTC
Encoded proteins:
- the LOC113651875 gene encoding NACHT, LRR and PYD domains-containing protein 12-like isoform X5 codes for the protein MILSSTKDLKKRVSAAGAYLKRDWSREQPINLPMEESSSHTQFPEPGCVSVKSDMSREQPVGFQKEDTIPRSRSQEPSCVSMKSNRSIEQPVPVQNEDSFTWSSDKRGRTEVFSEKRLDIFKEVKLKVIDLMKEELTRFRRLLSLSHSAFSEREVKDETAQNSVQEAVLKITLHVLRNMKLYDHAATLQNKMIPVCQKNLKCTLRRKFQSINERLLKHGNSKLLTEIFTELYITEGDRGKINSEHEVRQIEDEAVRPGSKDIPIKCSDVFKPLPGPKASVRTVLTKGVAGIGKTISVQKFIVDWAEGNENNDIHFIFPLPFRELNFMKEKKLSLMDLLYHFFPETSDLHDYAAYKVLFIFDGLDETRLPLDFQNNEILRDGSKPALLDVLLTNLIKGNLIPSALLWITSRPAAAHQIPPDCVDRVTEVRGFSDGQKEEYFRKRIRSQGLANRIITYLRSTRSLYIMCHIPVFCWITATVLERMLTEAGSEDIPKSLTQMFIYFLIYQTKQWNQRYNENSEMDFHQTRDRIVALGKLALEQLKQGNLIFYADDLMDCGIDIREVSVYSGMCTEIFRQESGLYLGKVYCFVHLSVQEFLAALNVFISFSNTERSDVSRNSAMTDLLIKAVDKTLHSKNGHLDLFLRFLLGISLDSNQALLRGFITPSESSRSREEIVTYIKEKIRENPSPEESINLFHCLNELNDQSLVQEVQMYLNRKGFQRLTGVRFSPAQCLCWCRLTLTSCKELASALSSTSSNLRELDLSNNHVYDAGVNLLSKALKDPNCKLESLKLCGCNITEKSCGRLASAFNCSRLNRLNLSNSMLKDEGIEMLCGALDNPSCKLESLKLSCCNLTEQSCAFLASAFSSNHLCLRELNLSNNTLRDSGVKMFAVVYSKLEVLKLRACRLTKKSCSALNSFLNSASSGIRLLDLINNNLRDSVMEMISAVEMKPRSKLQTLRLPGCSLTQRSCLVLEILLSAKLTELDLGRNDLCDSGVKLLSDGLKNMSCKLKTLKLFNCEVTGKACAALVSALMLNPSHLRELNLGGNDLTKSALNLLLALVQDTFCALEKLDSGIQNA